The proteins below come from a single Longibacter salinarum genomic window:
- a CDS encoding carboxymuconolactone decarboxylase family protein, whose protein sequence is MPSQRSRREIEKEMKEDLGLVPSFFDRIPDKYLDREWTLFKDFELGETLIPQKYKQLMGVALHSETKCTYCTLYHTEAAKLFGATDEEIQEAVHYAKSSLGWSAYLNGMRIDFDEFERELEQIAKHVEKTSQEPAHV, encoded by the coding sequence ATGCCAAGCCAACGCTCACGCCGAGAGATCGAGAAGGAAATGAAGGAAGATCTCGGTCTCGTCCCGTCCTTTTTCGACCGCATCCCGGACAAGTATCTGGACCGGGAGTGGACCCTGTTCAAAGACTTCGAGCTGGGTGAGACGCTCATCCCGCAGAAGTACAAACAACTCATGGGAGTCGCGCTGCATTCCGAGACGAAGTGCACGTACTGCACGCTGTATCATACCGAGGCCGCCAAGCTCTTCGGAGCCACGGATGAGGAGATTCAGGAGGCCGTACACTATGCCAAGAGTTCGCTCGGATGGAGTGCTTACCTGAACGGTATGCGCATCGATTTTGATGAGTTCGAACGCGAACTCGAGCAGATCGCGAAGCACGTCGAGAAAACGTCTCAAGAGCCCGCCCACGTCTAA